The Pantoea nemavictus genome includes a region encoding these proteins:
- the tusA gene encoding sulfurtransferase TusA has protein sequence MSDPFSAPDHQLDALGLRCPEPVMMVRKTVRSMQAGETLLIIADDPATTRDIPGFCRFMEHQLLAQQTESLPYQFLIKKGA, from the coding sequence ATGAGCGATCCCTTTTCTGCGCCTGACCATCAGCTTGATGCCCTTGGCCTGCGCTGCCCGGAACCGGTAATGATGGTGCGCAAAACCGTGCGCAGCATGCAGGCCGGTGAAACCTTGCTGATCATCGCCGATGATCCCGCCACCACGCGCGATATTCCCGGTTTCTGCCGTTTTATGGAACATCAGCTGCTGGCACAACAGACCGAAAGCCTGCCGTACCAGTTTCTCATCAAAAAAGGCGCTTAA